ACCGATCTAAATATCCATAATCATGTCCAGCGGATTCGCGCGTAGCTACAAACTATTTGTGGGCAACCTGCCGTGGACGATCGGCAGCAAGGAGTTGCGGACATACTTCTCGAAGTACGGGCACGTGGCCAACGCAGAGGTGGTCTTCGACCGGCAACTGGGCCTCTCCAAGCACTACGGATTCGTGGTGTTCAGCCAGCGGGATGCCTTCAA
This genomic window from Drosophila gunungcola strain Sukarami chromosome 3R, Dgunungcola_SK_2, whole genome shotgun sequence contains:
- the LOC128262952 gene encoding uncharacterized protein LOC128262952, with protein sequence MSSGFARSYKLFVGNLPWTIGSKELRTYFSKYGHVANAEVVFDRQLGLSKHYGFVVFSQRDAFNSASNQNTHFLEGRVLTVQRANESP